GCTATTCGCTACTCGCGCTCTGCAAGGGATCGGGGCGGCTTTGGCCACACCTTCTGCACTGGCGCTGTTATCTGTCAGCTTCGTGGAGACCAAGGAACGGGTAAAAGCCATTGCTATGTACAGTGCTGTCAACGGGGCTGGCGGAAGTATTGGTCTAGTTGTAGGTGGCATGTTAACAGATTGGATATCATGGCGTGTGGGGATGTTCATTAATGTCCCGATCGGCATTCTGCTGCTCGTGATGGCACCGAGGTTTTTGCCGGAGACGAATAAAAGCACCGGTCGTTTTGATATTATGGGAGCCATCACTTCTGTAGTTGGACTGACGGCTCTGGTATATGGCTTTGTCCGAGCGGCAGATGATGGATGGGGAAATTCTGTAACCATAATCTCGTTGCTTACAGGGGTTGTGTTACTGGCAGCCTTTGCCTTCATTGAATCACGAGTCGAACAGCCGATTACACCGCTTCGTCTATTCTCAAGTCGTGAGCGTTCGGGCGCCTATTTGGGCAGACTTTTGTTTGTAGGCGGCTTGTTCTCGATGTTTTTCTTCCTGTCACAGTTTCTACAGCATGTTCTTGGCTTTACGGCGTTGGAGACGGGACTTGCTTTTCTACCCATGACTATGGTTCAGTTCGGGATGATGTATGCCATGCCATGGCTGGTAGCCCGTTATGGAAATGCTAAAGTACTCGTTAGTGGAATTTTTGTAGTTATCATCGGTATGAGCTTTATTAGTCAGATTTCAACGGACCTGAAGTTCTTCCCAGGTATTCTGATACCGATGGTCATACTGGGGATAGGTGCAGGCACAGTGTTTATTCCATTTACAACCTTTGGTTTGTCTGGTGTTGATCCACGAGATGCAGGTGCAGCGTCGGGTCTAGTCAATGTGTCGCATCAAACGGGCGGATCACTTGGTTTGGCTGTCCTAACTGCAGTGTTCGGATCGTTTATCCCAACAGGGACGACGCCAACAGATTCGCAATTTACAACTGCTGTCTCCACATCCATCATTGGCTCCATTGTGTTTATTACCGTATCC
This portion of the Cohnella abietis genome encodes:
- a CDS encoding MFS transporter — translated: MVVIQKSNNKLILAIIITCQLMVVLDASIMITALPEIGRGLHLATTSLTWVQNAYVLAFGGFLLLGARAGDLVGRRRVFIIGTAIFTVASLLAGFAQSAEMLFATRALQGIGAALATPSALALLSVSFVETKERVKAIAMYSAVNGAGGSIGLVVGGMLTDWISWRVGMFINVPIGILLLVMAPRFLPETNKSTGRFDIMGAITSVVGLTALVYGFVRAADDGWGNSVTIISLLTGVVLLAAFAFIESRVEQPITPLRLFSSRERSGAYLGRLLFVGGLFSMFFFLSQFLQHVLGFTALETGLAFLPMTMVQFGMMYAMPWLVARYGNAKVLVSGIFVVIIGMSFISQISTDLKFFPGILIPMVILGIGAGTVFIPFTTFGLSGVDPRDAGAASGLVNVSHQTGGSLGLAVLTAVFGSFIPTGTTPTDSQFTTAVSTSIIGSIVFITVSFIVVLLLLVRPGSNKAAKDEGRDVKGSTKVPVTSSNVVD